A single genomic interval of Terriglobus albidus harbors:
- a CDS encoding KH domain-containing protein, with product MRNLVLDIARALVDKPDEVVVDTLEDDGATVLQLRVAVGDVGKVIGKQGRTARSLRTILGAASMKLQHRFALDIVEEDEDEGDVE from the coding sequence ATGCGGAACCTCGTTCTGGATATCGCCCGTGCGTTGGTCGATAAACCAGACGAAGTAGTTGTCGATACCTTGGAAGACGACGGAGCAACAGTACTCCAGCTCCGAGTCGCGGTTGGAGACGTTGGTAAAGTCATCGGCAAACAGGGACGGACGGCAAGATCGTTGCGTACCATCCTCGGTGCCGCCAGCATGAAACTCCAGCATCGGTTCGCACTGGATATCGTCGAGGAAGATGAGGATGAAGGCGACGTGGAATAA
- the rpsP gene encoding 30S ribosomal protein S16, with amino-acid sequence MIRLARFGARKQPYYRVVVIEKDRARNGRSVEVVGTYNPRTNPASINLNRERIDYWTSKGAQMSEIVAKLFAKTPVAA; translated from the coding sequence ATGATTCGTCTCGCGCGTTTTGGTGCGCGCAAGCAGCCCTACTACCGCGTTGTTGTGATCGAGAAGGACCGCGCCCGCAACGGCCGTTCCGTGGAAGTGGTGGGCACGTACAACCCCCGTACCAATCCTGCCTCGATCAATCTGAACCGCGAGCGCATCGACTACTGGACCAGCAAGGGCGCCCAGATGTCTGAGATCGTCGCGAAACTCTTTGCGAAGACCCCCGTTGCGGCTTAG
- a CDS encoding alpha/beta hydrolase, which yields MDAEALHYTCRENALFGSFTIVAQYPPEDQFKEETAALDRTPRLHRYAGFRSRHLPGDREIFVYLPPQYFEQPERRFATLYLHDGQNLIDPRTSHIPGQTWRAHSTADQLTAAGQIESLILVGIFHAGVRRITEYTPSSDPQLGGGEGENYARFLVEELKPFVDSRYRTLPGTEHTGLGGSSLGGLISLWTGFHFPGIFGRLAVLSPSLWWTRRSIFDDVERLSPEPKPRIWLDIGLLEGGRHVRNTAAMAALLRRKGWDGAHLRYLEEPAGTHSEEAWAARLGDVLRFLFPA from the coding sequence ATGGATGCCGAAGCCCTACACTACACCTGCAGGGAAAATGCTCTATTCGGGAGTTTTACTATCGTCGCGCAGTATCCGCCAGAGGACCAGTTCAAAGAAGAGACAGCAGCGCTTGATCGTACTCCGCGCCTTCACCGCTATGCTGGCTTTCGCTCCCGTCATCTGCCTGGCGACCGGGAGATCTTCGTGTATCTTCCGCCGCAGTATTTTGAGCAGCCAGAGAGACGGTTCGCCACCTTGTACCTCCATGACGGCCAGAACCTCATCGATCCGCGCACCTCGCATATCCCTGGGCAGACCTGGCGGGCGCACTCTACAGCCGACCAGTTAACCGCTGCCGGCCAGATCGAGTCGCTTATTCTGGTCGGAATCTTTCACGCCGGGGTTCGCCGCATTACGGAGTACACGCCCTCCTCCGACCCGCAATTGGGTGGCGGAGAAGGGGAAAATTACGCACGTTTTCTGGTCGAAGAGCTGAAGCCTTTCGTTGACAGCCGGTACCGGACCCTTCCCGGAACGGAACACACGGGGCTTGGAGGATCCTCCCTTGGAGGGTTGATCTCACTCTGGACTGGGTTCCATTTCCCCGGTATCTTCGGCCGTCTGGCGGTGTTGTCCCCTTCGTTATGGTGGACTCGCCGCAGCATCTTTGACGACGTGGAGAGGCTCAGCCCGGAGCCTAAGCCGCGCATCTGGTTGGACATAGGTCTGCTTGAGGGAGGGCGCCACGTTCGTAACACCGCAGCCATGGCAGCCCTGCTTCGCCGTAAGGGCTGGGATGGAGCGCACCTGCGATACCTGGAGGAACCGGCCGGCACCCATTCGGAAGAAGCCTGGGCCGCCCGCCTGGGCGACGTGCTGCGTTTTCTCTTTCCCGCCTGA